A genomic window from Silene latifolia isolate original U9 population chromosome Y, ASM4854445v1, whole genome shotgun sequence includes:
- the LOC141627394 gene encoding uncharacterized protein LOC141627394 has translation MFQTNNHEPSSPKVTCIGQVRGKSRKHGEKMKMLACRSHPPRNQKWVHLPLTICDTLKEFSCLIPCKSSCFSNSNNVEGDNKGGSGSSSCGGVFRWMVSLHDGEGGGRRDVELVVNGDEDELMERSCSRRRSIFDDMEFDDLFNNVGIRSNHSDNDNDNGNDGGSRVSICVPPKNALLLMRCRSDPMRMASLSQKLWDPPLVQQHHHDEEVIQDVVIIKGEDNHVEFERLEEMVEITENSVNLEDLVDEIIEPIVEDLLVCSDKSEEKLEEEEEDENSEKTEENSEELEENKEIVEEEGNLLIVDETQLVEGLNLVDECSIETITAEDKVEECGNDQQDLVNKEEDEEEIEMQEKSEKEESCVLSTDSSTFGTSLLDSTVESTELESKVEEKEQQKVIVQGEARKPIDMEKNKPMLPDCLLLMMCEPKLSMEVSKETWVCGTDFIRWLPERHQGKKGNKVEGGDDQSSNNSNKKTKASAVAALPPLPPSAQCGRSGIQPGRSSISFPASGGSVANLIEQKLAKAGVGFEPFVLTRCKSAPMRSMAKFEPHRPATCGVGAARVGF, from the coding sequence ATGTTCCAAACCAACAACCATGAACCCTCTTCTCCTAAAGTCACCTGCATTGGTCAAGTCAGGGGTAAGTCCAGAAAACATGGTGAAAAGATGAAAATGCTTGCTTGTAGGTCTCACCCTCCTAGAAATCAGAAATGGGTTCATCTTCCTTTAACCATTTGTGATACTTTGAAGGAGTTTAGCTGCTTAATCCCTTGTAAATCTTCTTGCTTTAGTAACTCTAATAATGTTGAGGGTGATAATAAGGGTGGGAGTGGGAGTTCATCATGTGGGGGCGTGTTTAGGTGGATGGTGAGTTTACATGATGGTGAAGGTGGTGGAAGGAGGGATGTTGAGTTGGTTGTTAATGGAGATGAAGATGAATTGATGGAGAGGAGTTGTTCAAGAAGGAGGTCTATTTTTGATGATATGGAGTTTGATGATTTGTTTAATAATGTCGGGATTCGTAGTAACCATAGCGATAACGATAATGATAATGGTAATGATGGTGGTAGTAGGGTTAGTATTTGTGTTCCTCCTAAGAATGCTTTGTTATTGATGAGGTGTAGATCTGATCCTATGAGGATGGCTTCCCTTTCTCAAAAGTTGTGGGATCCACCTCTTGTTCAACAACATCATCATGATGAGGAGGTTATTCAAGATGTGGTGATAATTAAGGGGGAAGATAATCATGTTGAGTTTGAGAGATTAGAGGAAATGGTTGAGATTACGGAGAATAGCGTAAACTTGGAGGATCTGGTTGATGAGATTATTGAGCCAATTGTTGAAGATTTGTTAGTTTGTAGCGATAAATCGGAAGAAAAattggaagaggaagaagaagatgaaaaTAGTGAAAAAACAGAGGAAAACAGCGAAGAATTAGAGGAAAACAAGGAGATTGTAGAAGAAGAGGGAAATTTGCTAATTGTAGATGAAACCCAATTAGTAGAAGGTTTGAATTTAGTTGATGAGTGTTCAATTGAGACAATTACAGCTGAAGACAAGGTTGAAGAATGCGGAAATGATCAACAAGATTTGGTTaacaaggaagaagatgaagaagaaattgAGATGCAAGAGAAGAGTGAAAAAGAAGAAAGTTGTGTGCTTTCTACAGATTCTTCAACTTTTGGAACATCATTACTAGATTCGACGGTGGAGTCAACAGAATTAGAATCAAAAGTAGAagaaaaagaacaacaaaaagTCATAGTTCAAGGTGAAGCTAGGAAGCCAATAGACATGGAGAAGAACAAGCCAATGTTACCAGATTGTTTACTGTTAATGATGTGTGAACCCAAATTATCAATGGAAGTGTCTAAAGAAACATGGGTTTGTGGGACAGACTTTATTCGATGGTTACCGGAGCGCCACCAAGGCAAGAAGGGTAATAAAGTTGAGGGCGGAGATGACCAgtctagtaataatagtaataagaaGACTAAGGCGTCGGCTGTGGCGGCTCTGCCGCCTCTGCCACCTTCGGCTCAATGTGGCCGGTCGGGTATCCAGCCTGGTAGGTCTTCAATATCGTTCCCGGCTAGTGGTGGCTCGGTGGCTAATTTGATTGAGCAGAAATTGGCTAAAGCCGGGGTGGGGTTTGAGCCATTTGTTTTGACACGGTGTAAGTCGGCTCCAATGAGATCGATGGCTAAGTTTGAGCCGCATAGGCCGGCTACTTGTGGTGTTGGTGCGGCCCGTGTTGGCTTCTGA